From Sphingobacterium bambusae:
GCGATTTACATTCGTCGAGGTGGCTCCTGAAAGGCTGATTGCTCGCGCAATCATACTTTCTGTCGGGTCTGCAAAGTTCTTCGATATGTTATCCGGCACATTAGATACGTTCACTGTTAAGCCATCCCAATAATCTGTAGCACCTTCGCTATTAAGCGTCTTGAACGAAGTTGCCCATAAGGAGATAGTTGACATAATCTCCTGCTCGAAGAAGCCGACAGGCTTACCATAGGTACGATTCGTCTCTGCGATAAGCACAACATCCATGTATGGCTTCAGTACGTTGATCAACAGCTCTGACGCGGAGGCCGTTTCCTCGGTAACCAAAAAGTAAACTTTTTGATATTCCGGATTGCTGTTCTGACCGAAATTCACCGGTGTAAAATCATACCCGTTTGAGGCTCTTTCGGTATAGGGTTGAAAGTTGGCATTTACTTGATAAGTAAACATAGGTTTACCCGATGCAGACGGCCCCACAATCTTATTCGCCAAGTAGCGCGCTGTACTTACGTATCCGCCCGTGTTGTAGCGCATATCAACAATAAGCTCTTGAACTCCTGCAGTAGCAAATTCCCGAAATATACGTTCGAAATCTTGGTAAGTTTGGTTGTTACCCGTCACCTCTTCAAACGAAGAAAAGGCAAAATATCCTATTTTTGTGGAATAGTTGTAGATAGTATCTGCCAAAATAGGATTTATGTTGTAGGTCTCGTAGCTCAATGTGTAATCTTTATCCACATCGTTTACAGTGCGCATTTTCAAACGTAAACTGTTCGCGGCGATGGCCGTATTTAGCTTCGTTTGAAAATTATTAAATGCCGCCGTCTCCACAAAACAGCTTCCACTTTGGTTACAGCTGTAAGCTGCCGTAACGTCTGTATCATCGTTGATAGCTAAAAGCATAGAGCCGCGCGTAATACCCGCTTTCTGGGCTGGCGACCCTCCCTCTACAAAGTAGAGCACAGGAGCAGCCAAGGTCTCCGAAATAATGCGCCATCCAAAATACATACCATAGCCATCATTGGTATCCATGCGTAATCCATTGCTGCTTCGCTGTTGACTCCCCGAACCATTATCTTGGATAAACGAAAACCGGTCTATACTTCCGTTATAACCGGCGTAAAAGGGCGTAAGTGCTTTTAATGCGCTCAGCACATCCTCATTGCTACTATAGGCCGCTGTAAAGGTTCTAAGGACGGTGTTATCGGGCACATATTCTGTCCACAGTGATTGTTGATTGTAGTAGTAATAAATACTATCACGTATCAATTGTTCCTTCGTATCCTCGGGTTCGGGAGGTTCGGGAGTTGGTTCCACCTCCTTTTTACAGCCCACCACGAGGCCAAGGCATATTAACAAAAGCAAATATTTCCAAGTTTTCATATAGCGGTATTTAGCCAAATATACACGAATATACGAGGAAATCTCAGCCAATGGATTTATGCCCTAAAATTTAACACATTTTAAAGTTAATTAACGCCAAACAATGTGAAACGGCAATTGTTTAATCTCGTAAACGTAAATAGTAAGCATATGAAAGCAGCAAGTATTTTATTTTTTCTGACGATGATAACTTTCGTCAGTTTTGGGCAAACAGATAAAAGCAAAAGAGCAAGCCCGCCCGACAGTGTTAAGATAACGACGCAGGACGGTATCCAGATAGCGATACAGTATAGTAAACCCTCTTTAAAAGGCAGACAGCTAGGGGTAGATATTGCACCCGTAGGGAAAGTATGGCGTACAGGCGCTAACGAAGCGACGACTATTGCCTTTGACAAGAATGTCACGATAGAAGGTAAAGCGCTAGTGGCTGGCAAATACAGTCTATACAGCATTCCTGGTGAACAGCAAACAACGCTTATTTTCAATAAGGTGTGGAACCAGTGGGGAACAAAGTATGACGAAAGCCAAGATGCGTTACGCGTGGATGTTTCTAATGCCGCCGCAAGCGCTAGTCAAGAACAATTTACCATCACCGCTGCCCCTACAGGCATCGTGACGCTAACTTGGGGCGAGCATGCTATTCCTTTTCAGGTGAAAGCCGGCAAATAAAAAAAGGTTAAAAAAAACGGGCTTTGCGAATAACAGAGCCCGTTTTTTTAGATGTCTAGGGTCTATTTATTTTTCAGATATTTTTCTAAAAACTGATCCTGCTCCCATAAGGTATGTAGGATATTCGCTTCCGATGTGTAGCCATGCGCTTCAAATGGGAGAAGCACCATCCGCACGGGTGCCCCGAGGTTCTTGAGCGCTTGGAAGTAACGTTCCGTTTGTAGGGTGAAAGTACCCGGATTGTTATCGGCAGCACCATGAATCAACAACATCGGTGTTTTCATCTTATCAGCATGCATGAACGGCGACATATTATTATATACTTCCGGTACATCCCAATAGTTGCGCTGCTCCCGTTGAAAACCGAATGGTGTCAATGTACGGTTGTAAGCGCCGGAGCGTGCTATACCCACAGCAAATAAATTAGAATGCGTCAATAGGTTAGCTGTCATAAATGCACCGTATGAATGTCCACCAACTCCAACCTTGCTACGATCAATATACCCCAACTTATCCACCGCATCGATTGCAGCTTCTCCATTGGCAACGAGTTGCTCAATAAAGGTGTCGTTAGGTTCTTCATTCCCTTCGCCAATGATCGGGAAAGCGGCATCGTCTAGCACAGCATAACCTTTATTAACCCAATACACAAATGATCCGTAGGAAGGGTACGTAAAGGTGTATGGATTGGCCGTACTTTGTCCAGCCGTGTTCTTATCCTTATACTCCGTTGGGTAGGCCCAAATCAACAAAGGCAATTTCTCCTTCTTATTTTTATCGTAACCTGCGGGTAGGTACAGTGTTCCTGAAAGATCCACACCATCCTTCCGTTTGTAGTGGATCACTTCTTTTTGAACGCCGGCCAAGGATTTAAATGGATTTTCCAATTGTGTTAGCGCAGAGATCTTTCCGCTGCGTATGCTGCGCACATAGTAATTCGGGTAATCTGTTGGGGATTGTATAGAAACCAAGATGTCTCCTTTCTTCACATCCAGAATTCGGCTTATACTTTCTTTTTTTCCTTCCAGCTTCGACGTATAAAGACGCTTCTTCTTGAGCGAGGCCAGATCCAATTCATCGACAAACGGGAACTGCCCCTCCTTGGTATAGCCGTCTCCTACCCAATAGCTTTTATTATTCGCAACAAACATCACATAAGCCCCCCATTGATTCTTGGTTGTATAGACATTTCCCGGATCACTATATACATCCTGCGAATTTCGCGTAGAAATGATCTTAGACGCCTTAGTCGTCGGGTTCAATAATAGCGTTGTTTCATTCCGCGTATCGTACCATTGCGTATAAACCAAGGC
This genomic window contains:
- a CDS encoding S41 family peptidase; translation: MKTWKYLLLLICLGLVVGCKKEVEPTPEPPEPEDTKEQLIRDSIYYYYNQQSLWTEYVPDNTVLRTFTAAYSSNEDVLSALKALTPFYAGYNGSIDRFSFIQDNGSGSQQRSSNGLRMDTNDGYGMYFGWRIISETLAAPVLYFVEGGSPAQKAGITRGSMLLAINDDTDVTAAYSCNQSGSCFVETAAFNNFQTKLNTAIAANSLRLKMRTVNDVDKDYTLSYETYNINPILADTIYNYSTKIGYFAFSSFEEVTGNNQTYQDFERIFREFATAGVQELIVDMRYNTGGYVSTARYLANKIVGPSASGKPMFTYQVNANFQPYTERASNGYDFTPVNFGQNSNPEYQKVYFLVTEETASASELLINVLKPYMDVVLIAETNRTYGKPVGFFEQEIMSTISLWATSFKTLNSEGATDYWDGLTVNVSNVPDNISKNFADPTESMIARAISLSGATSTNVNRSSISRNSGSSTSSAGRKLGVINKPIEKNLLKKKE
- a CDS encoding DUF2911 domain-containing protein encodes the protein MKAASILFFLTMITFVSFGQTDKSKRASPPDSVKITTQDGIQIAIQYSKPSLKGRQLGVDIAPVGKVWRTGANEATTIAFDKNVTIEGKALVAGKYSLYSIPGEQQTTLIFNKVWNQWGTKYDESQDALRVDVSNAAASASQEQFTITAAPTGIVTLTWGEHAIPFQVKAGK
- a CDS encoding S9 family peptidase, yielding MKRICSLLFISFCSYVYAQENITYQKPSTEILELADYQRPPAVTISPDERWIVFSYRATYKSLDELNAPEVRLGGLRVNPQTNMASATSYLNNIKIKKFDGSEEVQVQGLPTDARIAHMLFSPDSKNVAFTHTTATGVELWVLDLLTAQARRLTEGVLNASLGSPIQWYKDGRRLLISTLPTNRAAWIDSSKDLPKGPIVSTSGGQVSQLRTYQDLLKTPQDESNFETLTQSALYAVDLEGKQTKVRDAEIYSQRSFSPDGKYLLLTTVKRPFSYVVPYYNFPQQTIVFDVETKQTVKTVNETPLVEVLPKGFSSTRTGKRSLNWRSDKPSSLVYVEALDGGDAAKKVEYRDEIFSWDAPFTDAATSLIKLADRYAGILWGDDNHALVYTQWYDTRNETTLLLNPTTKASKIISTRNSQDVYSDPGNVYTTKNQWGAYVMFVANNKSYWVGDGYTKEGQFPFVDELDLASLKKKRLYTSKLEGKKESISRILDVKKGDILVSIQSPTDYPNYYVRSIRSGKISALTQLENPFKSLAGVQKEVIHYKRKDGVDLSGTLYLPAGYDKNKKEKLPLLIWAYPTEYKDKNTAGQSTANPYTFTYPSYGSFVYWVNKGYAVLDDAAFPIIGEGNEEPNDTFIEQLVANGEAAIDAVDKLGYIDRSKVGVGGHSYGAFMTANLLTHSNLFAVGIARSGAYNRTLTPFGFQREQRNYWDVPEVYNNMSPFMHADKMKTPMLLIHGAADNNPGTFTLQTERYFQALKNLGAPVRMVLLPFEAHGYTSEANILHTLWEQDQFLEKYLKNK